A region from the Nematostella vectensis chromosome 13, jaNemVect1.1, whole genome shotgun sequence genome encodes:
- the LOC5519540 gene encoding uncharacterized protein LOC5519540, protein MLQHKRAAKWFLAFTLMTCIVMFLLYSEFRETESKYLNYWKTENRFEALKYARVESAKQTAITGEQPQPYLPRKRKADWKTTWFQENLVFRNQVLRKPSQNSRRQYKVLKFTKKKGTRTKIQEKITDTRLDDFDLKLEGYGVKRSLYSSCGGQWLHRYTRLQNRIISGREKKRYLVYSCPGEGHGCFGYGNRIRAVIALFYLAVLTDRAFLIDWTTPEPLEKHLMPRGLQWNYTKPLECRENETQGIRRHYWGTHKLAEKQKNGWHIEHSEGFTKWFTRTDFDKYFEFPVEAVNTIWYFAEKNIPKNKYLMKRARELGVKPLIQPDVTYASLFGCAFHFLFKKSPIIEHYTQKMAGKMRSTGYPVIGMHIRTGDTAFTANQSVPNNKGVLGFLKCAERFERNLGPKVFGKTKLFLATDSGFVREFAKQRYQAKVLSTNLTIEHLDKTIAKKLSKKHVANHKASAATSYKLRAMVVATRGQLSSKSSMNCTKSKTKSPVHASIQTISGVSEGIVSMLVDQFLLAECDYLIICDSSFSYSAVAMSMRNKSAFAFGDEDCSSFEQMNSKTKLKNFY, encoded by the exons ATGCTGCAACACAAGAGAGCCGCCAAGTGGTTCTTGGCGTTCACGTTAATGACTTGCATTGTGATGTTTCTACTGTACAGCGAATTCCGAGAAACAG AGAGCAAATACTTAAACTATTggaagactgaaaacagatttGAGGCATTAAAATACGCACGTGTGGAGAGCGCAAAGCAGACAGCAATAACTGGCGAACAACCGCAGCCCTATCTCCCAAGAAAACGTAAGGCCGACTGGAAAACAACGTGGTTCCAGGAAAATCTAGTTTTTAGAAATCAAGTTCTAAGAAAACCTTCTCAAAACTCTCGTCGCCAATACAAGGTACTAAAGTTtacaaaaaagaaaggaaCAAGAACCAAGatccaagaaaaaataacagacACGAGACTtgatgattttgatttgaaaCTCGAGGGTTATGGAGTTAAAAGAAGTTTGTATTCTTCTTGCGGTGGTCAATGGCTACACCGTTACACCCGTCTTCAAAATCGCATCATCTCAGGTCGAGAGAAGAAGCGATACTTGGTATATAGCTGTCCTGGGGAGGGTCATGGCTGCTTCGGGTACGGAAATCGTATTCGTGCTGTAATAGCGCTGTTCTATCTCGCAGTTCTCACCGATCGAGCGTTTCTCATTGACTGGACTACACCGGAGCCCCTGGAAAAACACCTAATGCCAAGAGGGTTGCAATGGAATTACACAAAGCCGCTTGAATGTCGCGAAAACGAGACTCAAGGAATACGAAGGCATTACTGGGGAACTCATAAACTAGCGGAGAAACAAAAGAACGGTTGGCACATTGAACACAGCGAGGGATTTACGAAATGGTTCACTCGTACTGATTTCGACAAATATTTCGAGTTCCCCGTCGAAGCGGTAAACACCATATGGTATTTTGCCGAAAAAAATATACCTAAAAATAAATACCTCATGAAAAGAGCTAGGGAACTAGGAGTGAAGCCATTGATACAGCCTGATGTGACGTATGCCTCTCTTTTCGGCTGTGCGTTCCATTTTCTTTTCAAGAAATCTCCAATCATAGAACACTACACACAGAAAATGGCGGGAAAAATGCGAAGCACAGGGTACCCGGTTATAGGCATGCATATTAGGACTGGCGACACTGCGTTTACCGCGAACCAATCAGTTccaaataacaaaggtgtcTTGGGCTTTTTAAAGTGTGCGGAGAGGTTCGAAAGGAATCTTGGGCCAAAAGTGTTTGGGAAAACGAAATTGTTTCTAGCGACTGATAGCGGCTTTGTTCGAGAGTTTGCTAAACAGCGATACCAAGCGAAAGTTCTATCAACCAACTTAACCATTGAACACTTAGATAAAACTATAGCAAAGAAACTGAGCAAAAAGCATGTCGCAAACCATAAGGCAAGCGCGGCAACGAGTTACAAATTGCGTGCAATGGTAGTTGCAACACGAGGGCAACTGTCATCAAAGTCAAGTATGAATTGTACAAAAAGTAAGACAAAGTCCCCGGTGCATGCTTCCATTCAGACTATATCCGGGGTCTCAGAAGGCATTGTCTCAATGCTCGTCGACCAGTTTCTGCTCGCAGAATGTGACTACCTCATCATCTGCGACAGCAGTTTCAGCTATTCAGCGGTTGCTATGAGCATGCGCAATAAAAGTGCGTTTGCATTTGGTGACGAAGATTGTTCAAGCTTTGAACAGATGAACTCCAAAACAAAGCTGAAGAATTTTTACTGA